Proteins encoded by one window of Arachis hypogaea cultivar Tifrunner chromosome 1, arahy.Tifrunner.gnm2.J5K5, whole genome shotgun sequence:
- the LOC112710023 gene encoding probable xyloglucan 6-xylosyltransferase 3: MGQENLSAHKRSSAANALPTTNGRARSAPRGRQIQKTFNNIKITILCGFVTILVLRGTIGVNLSSSDADAVNQSLIEETNRILAEIRSDSDPDDNDTPFSPNDTAAFSLGPKISDWDQQRHQWLQQNPEYPNFVRGKARILLLTGSPPKPCDNPIGDHYLLKSIKNKIDYCRLHGIEIVYNLAHLDKELAGYWAKLPMIRRLMFSHPEVEWIWWMDSDAFFTDMVFELPLSKYDDYNLVLHGYPDLLFEQKSWIAVNTGSFLFRNCQWSLDLLDDWAPMGPKGLVREEAGKVLTANLKGRPAFEADDQSALIYLLLSKKEKWMDKVFLENSYYLHGYWAGLVDRYEEMVEKYHPGLGDERWPFVTHFVGCKPCGSYGDYPVERCLSSMERAFNFADNQVLKLYGFRHRGLLSPKIKRIRNETVTPLEYVDQFDIRRHSTVSSESKSQ; this comes from the coding sequence ATGGGCCAAGAGAACCTCTCAGCTCACAAGAGAAGCAGCGCCGCCAACGCTCTTCCAACCACCAACGGCCGAGCACGCTCCGCCCCCCGTGGCCGCCAGATCCAGAAGACCTTCAACAACATCAAGATCACCATCCTCTGCGGTTTCGTCACCATCCTTGTCCTTCGCGGCACCATCGGCGTCAACCTCTCCTCCTCCGACGCTGATGCCGTCAACCAGAGCCTCATCGAGGAGACCAACCGCATTCTCGCTGAGATCCGCTCCGACTCCGACCCCGACGACAACGACACCCCTTTCAGCCCCAACGACACCGCCGCCTTCTCCCTAGGCCCCAAGATCTCCGATTGGGATCAACAACGCCACCAATGGCTCCAGCAAAACCCTGAATACCCTAATTTCGTGAGAGGTAAAGCTCGAATCTTGCTCCTCACTGGTTCACCTCCAAAACCCTGTGACAACCCAATTGGTGATCATTACTTGTTGAAGTCGATTAAGAACAAAATTGATTACTGTAGATTGCACGGGATTGAGATTGTGTACAATTTGGCGCATTTGGATAAGGAACTTGCTGGGTATTGGGCCAAATTGCCAATGATTAGAAGGTTGATGTTCTCACACCCTGAGGTGGAGTGGATTTGGTGGATGGATAGTGATGCTTTCTTCACTgacatggtttttgagcttccTTTGTCTAAGTATGATGATTACAATTTGGTACTTCATGGTTACCCTGATTTGTTGTTTGAGCAGAAGTCTTGGATTGCTGTGAATACCGGCAGCTTCTTGTTTCGGAATTGCCAGTGGTCTTTAGATTTGCTTGATGATTGGGCTCCCATGGGCCCCAAGGGTCTAGTGAGGGAGGAGGCTGGTAAGGTCTTAACTGCAAATTTGAAGGGTCGCCCGGCATTTGAGGCCGATGATCAATCTGCATTGATATACCTTTTGTTGTCCAAAAAGGAGAAGTGGATGGATAAGGTTTTCCTTGAGAATTCTTACTACCTGCACGGTTACTGGGCTGGCTTGGTTGACCGGTATGAAGAGATGGTTGAGAAGTACCATCCCGGATTAGGAGATGAGAGGTGGCCTTTCGTGACACATTTTGTGGGATGTAAACCTTGTGGGAGCTATGGAGATTATCCTGTTGAGAGGTGCCTCAGTAGTATGGAGAGGGCTTTCAATTTTGCTGATAATCAGGTGCTCAAGCTCTATGGTTTCCGTCACCGTGGCTTGTTGAGCCCTAAGATCAAGAGAATAAGAAATGAGACAGTTACTCCTTTGGAGTATGTAGATCAGTTTGATATCAGAAGACATTCTACAGTGAGCAGTGAATCAAAAAGCCAGTGA